A single window of Deinococcus planocerae DNA harbors:
- a CDS encoding chloride channel protein has translation MLPVRSPLPRAVRTRLETGRLVVLSVALGALVGGLCIPLRLGLDLLVRLGGQVTGYSPPGTPGEGGLLMAFVGPALPWGLLALPVVGAAYAWLVPRETGDPLTGLVGGYHARGQWPAPVFQLRTLAGTLLGYGAGLLVGRDAPFTLVGQLGARVLQRATRLDAVEARTLTLAGAAAGLGAVLHAPLAAAVLVTEVLYRRFEFEFEVLMPCVLASVAAYAVYGAAFGFTPLFSALDLQVPAGPQWAGFAGVALAVTLAGWASVFACRVLPDAWLAGAPRVVLGGGFGLLTAALALGTPAVLGDGSGWVQLGLSGFLGPEAVGVGAWRWLLLALGARLAFGGGVLPSVGVGGLLGTGAATWLGVDPAVGALVGAVAFLTATLNVPVAAALLAVAWGGDAMLPTALLTAGLAHLISGEGGLLPGQARSRAASPVHAGGALTLLPEGVRLSPRRPPEGSPGAPLDAPAGEGGPTPLSSDRELYRRAVPTGWQGARLSVLSLPPGVEVVGVVREGTVRPPRPELRLTAEDELVFLARPDAYAALEGVLRLPG, from the coding sequence ATGCTCCCCGTGCGTTCTCCCCTGCCCCGCGCCGTCCGGACCCGCCTGGAAACCGGGCGGCTGGTCGTGCTCAGCGTGGCGCTCGGCGCGCTGGTGGGAGGGCTGTGTATCCCGCTGCGGCTGGGGCTCGACCTGTTGGTGCGGCTGGGGGGCCAGGTCACGGGCTACTCGCCCCCCGGCACTCCGGGCGAGGGCGGGCTGCTGATGGCCTTCGTCGGACCGGCGCTGCCGTGGGGGCTGCTCGCCCTGCCGGTGGTCGGCGCCGCCTATGCGTGGCTGGTGCCGAGGGAGACGGGCGACCCTCTCACGGGACTCGTGGGGGGCTACCACGCGCGGGGGCAGTGGCCCGCCCCGGTCTTCCAGCTCCGGACGCTGGCGGGCACCCTGCTGGGGTACGGGGCCGGGCTGCTCGTGGGCCGGGACGCCCCCTTCACGCTGGTGGGGCAACTCGGGGCGCGGGTGTTGCAGCGGGCCACCCGGCTCGACGCGGTGGAGGCGCGCACCCTGACGCTGGCGGGGGCGGCGGCGGGGCTGGGGGCGGTGCTCCACGCGCCCCTGGCGGCGGCGGTCCTTGTCACCGAGGTCTTGTACCGCCGCTTCGAGTTCGAGTTCGAGGTGCTGATGCCCTGCGTGCTCGCCTCGGTGGCGGCGTACGCGGTGTACGGGGCGGCCTTCGGGTTCACGCCCCTGTTCAGCGCCCTGGACCTCCAGGTGCCCGCGGGGCCCCAGTGGGCGGGCTTCGCCGGGGTGGCGCTGGCGGTGACGCTGGCGGGCTGGGCGTCCGTGTTCGCCTGCCGGGTGCTGCCGGACGCCTGGTTGGCCGGAGCCCCGCGCGTGGTCCTGGGCGGCGGCTTCGGGCTGCTCACGGCGGCGCTCGCCCTCGGCACCCCCGCGGTGCTCGGCGACGGGTCGGGCTGGGTGCAACTCGGGCTCTCGGGCTTTCTCGGGCCGGAGGCGGTGGGGGTCGGCGCGTGGCGCTGGCTCCTCCTCGCGCTGGGGGCGCGGCTGGCCTTCGGGGGGGGCGTGCTGCCCTCGGTAGGGGTGGGCGGGCTGCTCGGCACGGGAGCGGCGACGTGGCTCGGCGTGGACCCGGCGGTCGGCGCGCTCGTCGGGGCGGTGGCCTTCCTGACCGCCACGCTGAACGTGCCCGTCGCGGCGGCGCTGCTGGCGGTCGCGTGGGGGGGAGACGCCATGCTGCCCACCGCGCTGCTCACGGCGGGGCTGGCCCACCTGATCAGCGGCGAGGGCGGGCTGCTCCCCGGTCAGGCCCGCTCCCGCGCCGCGAGCCCCGTCCACGCGGGGGGGGCCCTGACGCTGCTCCCCGAGGGGGTGCGGCTCTCCCCCCGCCGCCCTCCCGAGGGCTCCCCGGGCGCCCCGCTGGACGCTCCCGCCGGGGAGGGTGGACCCACCCCCCTCTCCTCCGACCGGGAGCTGTACCGGCGGGCCGTGCCGACCGGGTGGCAGGGCGCGCGGCTTTCGGTCCTCTCCCTCCCTCCCGGCGTGGAAGTCGTGGGCGTCGTGCGGGAGGGCACCGTGCGCCCGCCGCGCCCCGAGCTGCGCCTCACCGCCGAGGACGAACTCGTGTTTCTCGCGCGCCCCGACGCCTACGCCGCCCTGGAAGGGGTGCTGCGGCTGCCGGGGTGA
- a CDS encoding MFS transporter produces MSVVRPLPRREPWNRDERLGILNGWLVLLGDGFLNVSVVLAGFAARLGAPNAVIGLLPAIAGGGWMLPQLLVAARVRPLPYKLPVYRSAALVRMLSYLAMAAVAATLADRPALCLTLFVLAMLTNAVASGVAGLPFLEVVSKVVPPERRARFFGTRNLYGGLLAFGAGLGVRWILSSGLAFPLNYALIFLLGGAAYTVGYGVFGRVTEPPDRPQPPGRLWDEVRAIPSTLADGHFRAFLGVRLLLAAASLGDPFYAVYALRELGYPAATLGVFVMTLTGVAPLSNLFWQRVAERKGSRRIIRYASVSAALAPLTALTVGTLGLGTWAYLLVFLFSSVAAQGFGLGHTNHLLNISPPEERSRYIGTLNTLVGTALFAPVVGGVIADAFGYRTVFALAAVLFAAAWWQCGRLRRDA; encoded by the coding sequence GTGTCGGTCGTCCGCCCCCTCCCCCGCCGCGAGCCCTGGAACCGCGACGAGCGGCTGGGCATCCTCAACGGCTGGCTGGTGCTGCTGGGGGACGGCTTTCTCAACGTGTCGGTGGTGCTCGCGGGCTTCGCGGCGCGGCTGGGGGCGCCCAACGCCGTGATCGGGCTGCTGCCCGCCATCGCGGGGGGCGGGTGGATGCTGCCGCAACTCCTCGTCGCCGCGCGGGTGCGGCCCCTGCCGTACAAGCTGCCCGTGTACCGCTCGGCGGCCCTCGTGCGGATGCTCTCCTACCTGGCGATGGCGGCGGTCGCCGCGACGCTGGCCGACCGTCCCGCGCTGTGCCTCACCCTCTTCGTGCTGGCGATGCTGACGAACGCGGTCGCCTCGGGGGTGGCGGGGCTGCCCTTTCTGGAGGTCGTGAGCAAGGTCGTGCCCCCGGAGAGGCGCGCCCGCTTCTTCGGCACCCGCAACCTGTACGGCGGGCTGCTCGCCTTCGGGGCGGGGCTGGGGGTGCGCTGGATTCTCTCGTCCGGGCTGGCCTTCCCGCTGAACTACGCGCTGATCTTCCTGCTCGGCGGCGCCGCGTACACGGTGGGCTACGGGGTCTTCGGGCGGGTGACCGAGCCCCCCGACCGGCCCCAGCCCCCCGGCAGGCTGTGGGACGAGGTGCGGGCGATCCCGTCCACGCTCGCCGACGGGCACTTCCGGGCCTTCCTGGGGGTGCGGCTGCTCCTGGCGGCGGCGAGCCTCGGGGACCCCTTCTACGCCGTGTACGCCCTGCGCGAGCTGGGGTACCCGGCGGCCACCCTGGGCGTCTTCGTGATGACGCTGACCGGCGTCGCGCCCCTGTCGAACCTCTTCTGGCAGCGGGTCGCCGAGCGCAAGGGGTCGCGGCGCATCATCCGGTACGCGTCGGTCTCGGCGGCCCTCGCCCCGCTGACGGCCCTCACGGTGGGGACGCTGGGGCTGGGGACGTGGGCGTACCTGCTCGTCTTCCTCTTCTCCAGCGTGGCCGCGCAGGGCTTCGGGCTGGGGCACACCAACCACCTCCTGAACATCTCGCCGCCCGAGGAGCGCAGCCGCTACATCGGCACGCTGAACACGCTGGTGGGCACGGCCCTCTTCGCCCCGGTCGTGGGCGGGGTGATCGCCGACGCCTTCGGGTACCGCACCGTCTTCGCCCTCGCCGCCGTGCTGTTCGCCGCCGCGTGGTGGCAGTGCGGGCGGCTGCGCCGCGACGCCTGA
- the msrP gene encoding protein-methionine-sulfoxide reductase catalytic subunit MsrP, translated as MTILPPDRDPEGRPAPATNAPPSTPTRRDFLRPAALFTGTVAALRGGLTLLTRPPGAVDTAPGEDLVWRPGHPPGPYDTTEAVTPYREATTYNNFYEFGFGKADPARLGGSLRTRPWTVRIDGEVRRPQTVDLGTLQGWFPLEDRVYRMRCVEGWSMVMPWLGFPLAALLKRVEPTGQARYVQFTALHDPAQFPGQRSSVLDWPYVEGLRLDEAMHPLTLMAVGLQGRVLLPQNGAPLRLVVPWKYGFKSIKSVVRITLTREQPRTTWSEAAPGEYGFYANVNPAVDHPRWSQATERRIGELGRRPTLPFNGYAEEVAHLYAGMDLRQFF; from the coding sequence ATGACCATCCTCCCCCCCGACCGTGACCCCGAGGGCCGCCCTGCCCCGGCGACGAACGCGCCCCCCTCCACCCCCACCCGCCGCGACTTCCTGCGCCCCGCCGCCCTCTTCACGGGGACGGTGGCGGCCCTCCGCGGCGGCCTGACCCTGCTCACCCGCCCCCCCGGGGCCGTGGACACCGCGCCGGGCGAGGACCTCGTGTGGCGCCCCGGACACCCCCCCGGCCCCTACGACACGACCGAGGCCGTGACGCCCTACCGGGAGGCCACGACCTACAACAACTTCTACGAGTTCGGCTTCGGCAAGGCCGACCCCGCCCGTCTCGGCGGCAGCCTGCGCACGCGGCCCTGGACGGTGAGGATCGACGGCGAGGTCCGCAGGCCGCAGACGGTGGACCTGGGCACCCTCCAGGGGTGGTTCCCCCTCGAAGACCGCGTGTACCGGATGCGCTGCGTGGAGGGCTGGTCGATGGTGATGCCCTGGCTGGGCTTCCCGCTCGCCGCCCTGCTGAAGCGGGTGGAGCCGACCGGGCAGGCGCGGTACGTCCAGTTCACGGCCCTGCACGACCCCGCGCAGTTCCCCGGCCAGCGCTCCAGCGTGCTCGACTGGCCCTACGTGGAGGGGCTGCGGCTGGACGAGGCCATGCACCCCCTCACCCTGATGGCAGTAGGGCTCCAGGGGCGGGTGCTCCTGCCGCAGAACGGGGCGCCGCTGCGGCTCGTCGTGCCGTGGAAGTACGGCTTCAAGAGCATCAAGTCGGTCGTGAGAATCACCCTGACCCGCGAGCAGCCGCGCACGACCTGGAGCGAGGCCGCGCCGGGCGAGTACGGCTTCTACGCGAACGTGAACCCGGCGGTCGACCACCCCCGCTGGAGCCAAGCGACCGAGCGCCGCATCGGGGAACTGGGGCGCCGACCCACCCTGCCCTTCAACGGGTACGCGGAGGAAGTGGCCCACCTGTACGCGGGGATGGACCTGAGGCAGTTCTTTTGA
- a CDS encoding protein-methionine-sulfoxide reductase heme-binding subunit MsrQ gives MFLDAWTGALGANPVQRTLHQTGLLTLVLLILSLACTPLRLVFRWTWPARVRKALGLLAFGYAALHFLIYLFDQGFVPSAIVTDVLERPFITVGFTALLLLLPLALTSRADSVRRLGFARWQRLHRLVYVSVGLAALHYWWGVKKDHTAPFLAVLAIAALFAVRRIWKRRPPVRTRATQPGD, from the coding sequence ATGTTTCTGGACGCGTGGACGGGGGCGCTCGGCGCGAATCCGGTTCAGCGCACCCTGCACCAGACCGGGCTCCTCACGCTCGTGCTGCTCATCCTCTCGCTCGCCTGCACGCCGCTGCGGCTGGTGTTCCGCTGGACGTGGCCCGCGCGCGTCCGTAAGGCGCTGGGCCTGCTCGCCTTCGGGTATGCCGCGCTGCATTTTTTGATCTACCTGTTCGACCAGGGTTTTGTGCCTAGCGCCATCGTCACGGACGTGCTGGAGCGGCCCTTCATCACGGTGGGCTTCACGGCGCTCCTGCTCCTCTTGCCGCTGGCGCTGACGAGCCGGGCAGACTCGGTGCGGCGCCTGGGCTTCGCGCGCTGGCAACGGCTGCACAGGCTCGTCTACGTGTCGGTGGGTCTCGCCGCCCTGCACTACTGGTGGGGGGTCAAGAAAGATCACACCGCGCCGTTCCTGGCCGTCCTCGCCATTGCGGCGCTGTTCGCGGTGCGGCGGATCTGGAAGCGGAGGCCACCCGTCCGGACGCGGGCCACGCAGCCGGGCGACTGA
- a CDS encoding amino acid ABC transporter ATP-binding protein, protein MTHTSTGPVSVSTSAQAAAPIIVAQDVHKHFGSFQALRGVSMSVRPGEVVVIIGPSGSGKSTFIRTINALDPHDGGSITVDGIPLQGARNLDAIRREVGMVFQSFNLFPHLTVLENITLAPTRVRKTSKAEAERRGLELLRRVGIEEQARKYPAQLSGGQQQRVAIARALAMDPKVMLFDEPTSALDPEMIKEVLDVMKELARTGMTMLVVTHEMGFAREVADRILFFDQGQIVEDTTPEEFYTNPQHERAQAFLGKILGH, encoded by the coding sequence ATGACCCACACGAGCACCGGCCCCGTCTCCGTCAGCACGAGTGCCCAGGCGGCGGCGCCCATCATCGTGGCGCAGGACGTGCACAAGCACTTCGGGAGCTTCCAGGCCCTGCGCGGGGTGAGCATGAGTGTCCGGCCCGGCGAGGTCGTGGTCATCATCGGGCCGTCGGGCAGCGGCAAGAGCACCTTCATCCGCACGATCAACGCGCTCGACCCGCACGACGGCGGCTCCATCACGGTGGACGGCATCCCCCTCCAGGGCGCGCGCAACCTCGACGCGATCCGGCGCGAGGTCGGGATGGTCTTTCAGTCCTTCAACCTTTTTCCACACCTCACCGTGCTGGAGAACATCACGCTGGCCCCGACCCGCGTGCGCAAGACGAGCAAGGCCGAGGCCGAGCGGCGCGGGCTGGAGTTGTTGCGCCGCGTCGGGATCGAGGAGCAGGCGCGCAAGTACCCGGCGCAGCTTTCCGGCGGGCAGCAGCAGCGCGTCGCCATCGCCCGCGCCCTGGCGATGGATCCCAAGGTGATGCTCTTCGACGAGCCGACCTCGGCCCTCGACCCCGAGATGATCAAGGAAGTCCTCGACGTCATGAAAGAACTCGCGCGCACCGGCATGACGATGCTCGTCGTCACGCACGAGATGGGTTTTGCGCGGGAGGTGGCCGACCGCATCCTCTTTTTCGACCAGGGCCAGATCGTGGAGGACACGACGCCTGAGGAGTTCTACACCAACCCGCAGCACGAGCGCGCGCAGGCGTTCCTAGGCAAGATTCTGGGTCACTGA
- a CDS encoding HIT family protein, protein MRERRPFDLESYVRRTRTGPCFICEFLKGNPDYHHHRLYQDDLAVAFLARAPNREGRHLVQALGYTLVVPREHREQVTYDFTLAEYLHLQTVVYHVAEALRQELPTERVSILSLGSDEGNSHVHWHVVSLPPGVPYDEQQFRFLMAECGVVELAEQEMLDIAARLQERLRSVP, encoded by the coding sequence ATGCGGGAACGTCGGCCTTTCGATCTGGAGAGCTACGTGCGGCGCACGCGGACGGGGCCTTGTTTCATCTGCGAGTTCCTGAAGGGCAACCCCGACTATCACCATCACCGGCTGTATCAAGATGACCTTGCGGTGGCGTTCCTGGCCCGCGCGCCGAACAGGGAGGGCAGGCACCTCGTGCAGGCGCTCGGTTATACGCTCGTCGTCCCCCGCGAGCACCGGGAACAGGTCACGTACGACTTCACGCTCGCCGAGTACCTGCATCTCCAGACGGTCGTGTACCACGTCGCTGAAGCCCTGCGGCAGGAGTTGCCAACCGAACGGGTCTCTATCCTCTCCCTCGGCAGCGACGAGGGGAACAGCCACGTCCACTGGCACGTCGTCTCCCTGCCCCCCGGCGTGCCCTACGACGAGCAGCAGTTTCGCTTTCTTATGGCGGAGTGCGGCGTCGTCGAATTGGCAGAGCAAGAGATGCTGGACATCGCGGCGCGGCTCCAAGAACGTTTACGAAGTGTTCCCTGA
- a CDS encoding TAXI family TRAP transporter solute-binding subunit, translating into MKKVLTALLLGSAAVAFAQGTTFLTIGSGSTTGVYFPVATGMAKLINDSGSGVRANARSTGGSVFNVNALGTGELDAAIAQNDIVYYAYRGTGIQAFQGKANNKLRTMAVLYPEVLHVIARRDSGINSIADLKGKRVVIGDLGSGTEQTARQVLEAYGLGFDDLGQALRVSPAQGITLMQDKRADALFYTVGVGASAISQIAQTVDVKVVPVGGNQAAALIKRYPFYVRYNIPARSYRGVGATVPSVAVQATLVTTTGVSDDAVYKAMKAAFDNEAELKALHPSLAGNFSYEKAVRGLPAPLHPGAARFFREKGVAVR; encoded by the coding sequence ATGAAGAAAGTCTTGACCGCCTTGCTGCTCGGCAGCGCCGCCGTGGCGTTCGCCCAGGGCACCACCTTCTTGACCATCGGCTCGGGCTCGACCACGGGCGTGTATTTCCCGGTCGCCACGGGCATGGCGAAACTGATCAACGACTCCGGCAGCGGCGTGCGCGCCAACGCCCGCTCGACGGGGGGCAGCGTGTTCAACGTGAACGCCCTCGGCACGGGGGAGCTCGACGCCGCCATCGCGCAAAACGACATCGTGTACTACGCCTACCGGGGCACGGGCATCCAGGCTTTCCAGGGCAAGGCGAACAACAAGCTGCGCACGATGGCGGTCCTCTATCCCGAGGTGCTGCACGTCATCGCCCGCCGCGACTCGGGGATCAACTCCATCGCCGACCTGAAGGGCAAGCGCGTGGTGATCGGCGACCTGGGCTCGGGGACCGAGCAGACGGCGCGGCAGGTGCTCGAAGCCTACGGCCTCGGCTTCGACGACCTCGGGCAGGCGCTGCGGGTCTCCCCGGCACAGGGCATCACCCTGATGCAGGACAAGCGCGCCGACGCGCTGTTCTACACGGTCGGGGTGGGTGCGAGCGCCATCTCGCAGATCGCGCAGACGGTGGACGTGAAGGTCGTGCCCGTGGGCGGCAACCAGGCCGCCGCCCTGATCAAGCGCTACCCCTTCTACGTGCGCTACAACATCCCCGCCCGCAGTTACCGGGGCGTGGGCGCCACCGTTCCCAGCGTGGCCGTGCAGGCGACCCTGGTGACGACCACGGGCGTCAGCGACGACGCCGTGTACAAGGCGATGAAGGCCGCCTTCGACAACGAGGCGGAACTCAAGGCGCTGCACCCCAGCCTCGCCGGCAACTTCTCGTACGAGAAGGCCGTGAGGGGCCTGCCCGCGCCGCTGCACCCCGGCGCCGCGCGCTTCTTCCGCGAGAAGGGCGTGGCCGTCAGATAA
- a CDS encoding TRAP transporter permease yields MSDPTKPMSSDPSLDHTGMTEGERRAIEMVEAAETGGRKLFGWQKGLVTALAVAWCLFQMYAAQVGTLDPIVLRATHLAFAFALGYLVFPFRKTPGRAQVGVPWYDWILGAVATGSAVYLILQYPTIANVQGGVLTQPDVWVGSAMVILLLLAAWRTIGIAMPIVALVFMLYALTGPKGLIRGDLGPQLQLHAGQTWPQVVGQLFANTEGIFGTAIGVSAQIVFLFVLFGAIFDKLGAGDWFMNVAQGLLGGFRGGPAKASVLSSALNGIISGSAVSNVVTGGNITIGTMKRVGYSAEKAGAIEVASSSNGQLMPPVMGAAAFIMAQNLNIEYRSLILAAAIPAFLCYSALLVVTHIEALKLGLRGLPKGELPRVRETLLSGWYYLVPLVYLIGTLTINPEATPERVALNTIFLMIAMMFAQEAWRAARTGRGVGRGLADGGRMLVQAFEAGARSMIGIAIATAAAGIIVGIVTITGLGFGLADIVQLVSNGFRDLLGGVAGLIPGVNAAQVATFGGILIVLFMAQLIALVLGMGLPTTANYILMSALIVPIIARIAGLDTSNPAQMLPVHMFVFYFGIMADSTPPVALAAFAASAISGGNPVATGVQAFQYELRTALLAYMMFFNPSLLLIAGNRLGGLPWSEAIPMILFAFIGLVAFSAATLRYLHRRTNLLQTLILLVASFILIIPTHILWNLAALALIAVVYFWQKAGSRNEPPAVVATA; encoded by the coding sequence ATGAGTGATCCGACGAAGCCGATGTCCAGCGACCCCAGCCTCGACCACACGGGGATGACCGAGGGCGAACGCCGCGCCATCGAGATGGTGGAGGCCGCCGAGACAGGCGGGCGCAAGCTGTTCGGCTGGCAAAAGGGGCTGGTCACCGCCCTCGCCGTCGCCTGGTGCCTCTTCCAGATGTACGCGGCGCAGGTCGGCACCCTCGACCCCATCGTGCTGCGGGCGACGCACCTCGCCTTCGCCTTCGCGCTGGGCTATTTGGTGTTCCCCTTCCGCAAGACGCCGGGGAGGGCCCAGGTGGGCGTGCCGTGGTACGACTGGATTCTGGGCGCGGTCGCGACCGGGAGCGCGGTCTACCTGATTCTCCAGTACCCCACCATTGCCAACGTGCAGGGCGGGGTGCTGACCCAGCCGGACGTGTGGGTGGGGAGCGCGATGGTGATCTTGCTGCTGCTCGCCGCGTGGCGCACCATCGGGATCGCCATGCCCATCGTCGCGCTGGTGTTCATGCTGTACGCCCTGACCGGGCCCAAGGGCCTGATCCGGGGCGACCTGGGGCCGCAGCTCCAACTCCACGCCGGGCAGACGTGGCCGCAGGTCGTCGGGCAGCTCTTCGCCAACACCGAGGGCATCTTCGGCACGGCCATCGGCGTCTCGGCGCAGATCGTCTTCCTGTTCGTGCTGTTCGGGGCGATCTTCGACAAGCTCGGGGCGGGCGACTGGTTCATGAACGTCGCGCAGGGGCTCCTCGGCGGCTTCCGGGGCGGCCCGGCGAAGGCGAGCGTGCTGTCGAGCGCCCTCAACGGCATCATCAGCGGGTCGGCGGTGAGCAACGTGGTGACCGGCGGCAACATCACCATCGGCACGATGAAGCGGGTGGGCTACTCCGCCGAGAAGGCGGGCGCCATCGAGGTGGCGAGCAGTTCCAACGGGCAACTGATGCCCCCGGTGATGGGCGCGGCGGCCTTCATCATGGCGCAGAACCTCAACATCGAGTACCGCTCGCTGATCCTCGCCGCGGCGATTCCCGCCTTCCTGTGCTACTCCGCCCTGCTCGTCGTGACGCACATCGAGGCGCTCAAGCTGGGCCTGCGCGGGCTGCCCAAAGGCGAACTCCCCCGCGTGCGCGAGACGCTGCTCTCGGGCTGGTACTACCTCGTGCCGCTCGTCTACCTGATCGGCACGCTGACGATCAACCCGGAGGCGACACCCGAGCGGGTCGCGCTGAACACCATCTTCCTGATGATCGCCATGATGTTCGCGCAGGAGGCGTGGCGGGCGGCCCGCACCGGGCGGGGCGTGGGGCGCGGCCTCGCGGACGGCGGGCGGATGCTCGTGCAGGCCTTCGAGGCGGGCGCCAGAAGCATGATCGGCATCGCCATCGCCACCGCCGCCGCCGGAATCATCGTCGGGATCGTGACGATCACCGGGCTGGGCTTCGGGCTGGCCGACATCGTGCAGCTCGTGAGCAACGGCTTCCGTGACCTGCTCGGCGGGGTCGCGGGCCTGATTCCCGGCGTGAACGCCGCGCAGGTCGCCACCTTCGGGGGCATCTTGATCGTGCTGTTCATGGCGCAGCTCATCGCCCTGGTCCTGGGGATGGGGCTGCCCACCACCGCCAACTACATCCTGATGAGCGCCTTGATCGTGCCCATCATCGCCCGGATCGCGGGGCTCGACACGAGCAACCCGGCGCAGATGCTTCCGGTCCACATGTTCGTCTTCTACTTCGGCATCATGGCCGACTCCACCCCGCCCGTCGCCCTGGCCGCCTTCGCCGCCTCGGCGATCAGCGGGGGCAATCCGGTGGCGACCGGCGTGCAGGCCTTCCAGTACGAACTCCGCACGGCCCTGCTCGCCTACATGATGTTCTTCAATCCGTCTCTGCTGCTGATCGCGGGCAACCGGCTGGGCGGCCTGCCGTGGTCAGAGGCGATCCCGATGATCCTCTTCGCCTTCATCGGCCTCGTCGCCTTCAGCGCGGCCACGCTGCGGTACCTGCACCGCCGCACGAACCTCCTCCAGACGCTGATTCTGCTCGTCGCGTCCTTCATCCTGATCATCCCCACCCACATCCTCTGGAACCTCGCCGCCCTCGCCCTCATCGCCGTCGTGTACTTCTGGCAGAAGGCGGGGAGCCGGAACGAGCCGCCCGCGGTGGTGGCGACGGCCTGA
- a CDS encoding amino acid ABC transporter permease, which yields MTARKTTPRPPLGGVNLLLWLVGAVAAFLLLFFVITQVLRAVPDPIGPRADLFVEGARMTLQLTVVSGLIGLIIGVVAGIQRTSALWLRRAPAGLFIWLIRGTPLLVQILFVYNALPPILQAVGLNIRLDEFWSAVIALALNVGAYNAEVIRAGILAIPRGQSEAARSLGLSGGQTMSTVVLPQALRIVVPPLVNNLVALLKDSSLASSIALLELTLAGSRVSSETFQPIPVLTTIAAVYLALTTVMTLFTDQLERRVKIATR from the coding sequence ATGACGGCCCGAAAGACCACGCCCCGGCCACCCCTCGGCGGCGTGAATCTGCTGCTGTGGCTCGTGGGCGCGGTCGCCGCCTTCCTGCTGCTCTTTTTCGTGATCACCCAGGTATTGCGCGCAGTTCCCGACCCCATCGGCCCCCGCGCCGACCTGTTCGTGGAGGGCGCGCGGATGACCCTGCAATTGACCGTGGTGAGCGGGCTGATTGGGCTGATCATCGGCGTCGTGGCGGGCATCCAGCGGACGAGTGCGCTGTGGCTCCGGCGCGCGCCCGCCGGGCTCTTCATCTGGCTGATCCGGGGCACGCCCCTGCTCGTGCAGATTCTGTTCGTGTACAACGCGCTGCCGCCCATCCTGCAAGCGGTCGGGCTGAACATCCGCCTCGACGAGTTCTGGTCCGCCGTGATCGCCCTCGCCCTGAACGTGGGTGCCTACAACGCCGAGGTGATCCGCGCGGGCATCCTCGCCATCCCGCGCGGTCAGAGCGAGGCGGCGCGCAGCCTGGGCCTGAGCGGCGGGCAGACCATGAGCACGGTCGTCCTTCCGCAGGCCCTCAGGATCGTCGTGCCGCCCCTGGTGAACAACCTCGTCGCGCTGCTCAAGGACTCCTCGCTCGCCTCCTCCATCGCCCTGCTCGAACTCACCCTCGCCGGGTCGCGCGTGTCGAGCGAGACCTTCCAGCCCATCCCCGTGCTGACGACCATCGCCGCCGTGTACCTCGCGCTGACGACGGTGATGACGCTCTTTACGGACCAGTTGGAGAGGCGGGTGAAGATCGCAACGAGGTAG
- a CDS encoding ABC transporter substrate-binding protein, producing the protein MKRALLTLTALTLLASAAEARTWDEIKRSGTIRIATEGAFPPFNILKGKELTGFEVDLAGEMAKTMGLKVQWVTQPFDNLLIGLNQDRYDFVIASHGITPERARAVDFANPHYCTGGAIVSRPGGPKTAADLRGKAVAVQVGTTYLENVRKVPGVGDVKTFPKDTDAQAALMAGRTDAWVGDKFTGLDLVKAQKGKLVQGDLLFNERIGMAVRKGNSSLLKELNAALTKVQNNGTYARVSGGYFGQDIRCR; encoded by the coding sequence ATGAAAAGAGCCCTGCTGACCCTCACCGCCCTGACTCTCCTCGCCAGCGCCGCCGAGGCGCGCACCTGGGACGAGATCAAGCGCAGCGGCACCATCCGGATCGCCACGGAAGGTGCTTTCCCGCCCTTCAACATTCTGAAGGGCAAGGAGTTGACGGGGTTCGAGGTGGACCTCGCGGGCGAAATGGCCAAGACGATGGGCCTGAAGGTGCAGTGGGTGACCCAGCCCTTCGACAACCTCCTGATCGGGCTGAACCAGGACCGCTACGACTTCGTGATCGCCTCTCACGGCATCACGCCCGAGCGGGCGCGGGCGGTGGACTTCGCCAACCCGCACTACTGCACGGGCGGCGCCATCGTCTCCAGGCCGGGGGGCCCCAAGACCGCCGCCGACCTGCGGGGCAAGGCGGTCGCCGTGCAGGTCGGCACGACCTACCTGGAGAACGTGCGCAAGGTGCCCGGTGTGGGCGACGTGAAGACCTTCCCCAAGGACACCGACGCCCAGGCCGCGCTGATGGCGGGCCGCACCGACGCCTGGGTGGGCGACAAGTTCACCGGGCTCGACCTCGTGAAGGCGCAGAAGGGCAAGCTCGTGCAGGGCGACCTGCTGTTCAACGAGCGCATCGGCATGGCGGTGCGCAAGGGCAACTCCAGCCTGCTCAAGGAACTCAACGCCGCCCTGACCAAGGTGCAGAACAACGGCACCTACGCGCGGGTCAGCGGCGGGTACTTCGGCCAGGACATCCGCTGCCGCTGA